The Pseudomonadota bacterium genome has a window encoding:
- a CDS encoding ubiquinone biosynthesis hydroxylase codes for MARKPKSKRPDTVDVLIAGGGYVGLTLALAIKASAHDLTVMVVDLRPPQQADKDGRASAIASAARSMFTTLGAWEAMAADAQPITEMVITDSETRDPIRPVFLTFDGETSEGEPFAHMVPNGAMTASLRKRAAEEGVILEAPQTVEDFTTRTGHVDVKLGDGASIKTRLLVACDGIRSRLRDLAGIDTVGWMYGQSGIVCTVKHEHDHHGVAYEHFLPAGPFATLPLPGNRSSIVWTEKTAVADALVQGDEFTFMIELERRFGPVFGDLSLDSRRVAYPLGLKLVRSFIAPRLALAGDAAHGIHPIAGQGLNLGLKDVAALAEAVVDAARLGLDIGSVDVLERYQRWRRFDTTQMGVVTDVLNRLFSNDMVPVRALRSFGLSVVDRIDPLKRYFINEAAGMSSGRPRLMSGEAL; via the coding sequence ATGGCGCGAAAACCAAAATCGAAGCGGCCTGATACGGTCGATGTGTTGATCGCAGGTGGCGGCTATGTCGGTCTGACACTGGCCCTCGCGATCAAGGCCAGTGCTCATGATCTCACTGTGATGGTGGTGGACTTGCGTCCGCCTCAGCAGGCCGACAAGGACGGCCGCGCATCGGCAATCGCCAGCGCCGCTCGCAGCATGTTCACGACGCTGGGCGCATGGGAGGCCATGGCTGCCGACGCTCAGCCGATCACGGAAATGGTGATCACCGATTCAGAAACGCGCGATCCCATACGGCCCGTTTTTCTGACCTTTGACGGGGAAACGAGCGAAGGCGAACCGTTTGCGCACATGGTGCCTAACGGCGCCATGACCGCCTCATTGCGCAAGCGCGCGGCCGAGGAGGGGGTGATCCTCGAAGCGCCGCAAACGGTTGAGGACTTCACCACGCGCACCGGCCATGTCGATGTGAAATTGGGAGACGGCGCGTCGATCAAGACCCGGCTTCTGGTCGCCTGCGACGGAATTCGCTCCCGGCTGCGCGATTTGGCGGGGATCGATACGGTCGGCTGGATGTATGGCCAGTCGGGGATTGTCTGCACCGTCAAACATGAACACGATCATCATGGCGTGGCTTATGAGCATTTTCTGCCGGCCGGGCCGTTTGCGACGTTGCCCTTGCCCGGCAACCGCTCGTCAATCGTTTGGACGGAAAAGACTGCCGTTGCGGACGCGTTGGTCCAAGGCGACGAGTTCACTTTCATGATCGAACTGGAACGTCGGTTCGGCCCCGTCTTCGGAGACCTGTCCCTCGACAGCCGGCGCGTTGCCTATCCCCTTGGCCTCAAACTGGTCCGTTCGTTTATCGCACCGCGTCTGGCGCTGGCGGGCGACGCTGCCCATGGCATTCACCCCATTGCGGGCCAGGGACTGAACCTGGGGCTTAAAGATGTTGCAGCGCTGGCGGAAGCTGTCGTTGACGCCGCCCGCCTCGGTCTCGATATCGGCAGCGTCGATGTCCTTGAGCGTTACCAGCGCTGGCGGCGCTTCGACACCACACAGATGGGCGTCGTGACCGATGTGCTCAACCGTCTGTTCTCGAACGATATGGTACCGGTGCGCGCGCTGCGTTCGTTTGGCTTAAGCGTCGTCGACCGCATCGATCCGCTTAAGCGGTACTTCATCAACGAAGCAGCCGGGATGTCGTCGGGCAGACCGCGGCTGATGAGCGGCGAAGCATTGTAG
- a CDS encoding ammonium transporter, protein MSKRILKLGLAASAGLLALSAPALAQDAAEAVASSEVPEYSVFVFNTTLFLIGGFLVMWMAAGFSMLEAGLVRSKNVSMQCTKNIGLFSIAAVAYYLVGYNLMYPLGSWSIGTDDTGGYLGAFGVAVLEAVGVSADAADDIGYASTGSDFFFQLMFCATTASIVSGTLAERIKLWPFLIFVLILTALIYPIQASWKWGGGFLDSQLGFLDFAGSTVVHSVGGWAALTGAIILGARTGKYGAGGEIHPMPGSSMPLATLGTFILWLGWFGFNGGSQLALGSVGDAADVSRIFSNTNTAAAGGAIAALILTQILYKKVDLTMVLNGALAGLVSITAEPLTPGLGSATLIGAVGGVIVVLTVPMLDKMKIDDVVGAIPVHLFAGIWGTMAVLLTNSDATFTGQLFSILIVAAFVIVASGIVWFILKATMGIRVSEEEEMVGLDKAEIGVEAYPEFGAGKA, encoded by the coding sequence ATGTCCAAGCGTATTCTCAAGCTCGGGCTGGCCGCTTCCGCCGGCCTCCTAGCTCTCAGTGCGCCAGCACTGGCTCAGGACGCAGCCGAAGCCGTCGCCTCGTCCGAGGTCCCGGAATATTCGGTCTTCGTCTTCAACACGACGCTCTTTTTGATTGGTGGCTTCCTGGTGATGTGGATGGCTGCCGGCTTCTCGATGCTTGAAGCAGGCCTGGTGCGTTCAAAGAACGTATCCATGCAGTGCACCAAGAATATCGGCCTGTTTTCGATCGCGGCCGTCGCCTACTACCTGGTCGGTTACAACCTCATGTACCCGCTCGGCAGTTGGTCGATCGGGACCGATGACACCGGCGGCTATCTTGGCGCGTTCGGCGTCGCGGTCCTCGAGGCCGTTGGCGTGTCGGCAGATGCAGCCGACGATATTGGCTACGCATCCACCGGTTCAGACTTCTTCTTCCAGTTGATGTTCTGTGCGACCACCGCATCGATCGTTTCGGGCACCTTGGCAGAGCGCATCAAGCTGTGGCCGTTTCTGATCTTCGTTCTCATCCTGACCGCGCTGATCTACCCGATCCAGGCGTCCTGGAAATGGGGCGGCGGCTTCCTCGACAGCCAGCTTGGCTTTCTCGACTTCGCAGGCTCCACGGTCGTGCACTCGGTCGGCGGCTGGGCCGCTCTCACCGGTGCCATCATCCTTGGAGCGCGCACCGGAAAATACGGCGCTGGTGGCGAAATCCACCCAATGCCGGGGTCATCCATGCCGCTTGCCACGCTTGGTACGTTCATCCTGTGGCTGGGTTGGTTCGGCTTCAACGGCGGCTCGCAGCTTGCGCTGGGTTCGGTCGGTGACGCTGCCGATGTGTCGCGCATCTTCTCCAACACCAACACCGCTGCTGCGGGTGGCGCTATCGCAGCCCTGATCCTGACGCAGATCCTCTACAAGAAGGTCGATCTGACGATGGTTCTGAACGGCGCTTTGGCCGGCCTTGTGTCGATCACCGCCGAACCGCTAACGCCTGGTCTTGGTTCGGCAACGCTTATCGGTGCTGTAGGCGGCGTTATCGTCGTGTTGACTGTCCCGATGCTCGACAAGATGAAGATCGACGACGTTGTCGGCGCCATCCCCGTCCACCTGTTCGCAGGTATCTGGGGTACGATGGCGGTCCTTCTGACCAACTCGGACGCAACGTTCACTGGTCAGCTGTTCTCGATCCTGATCGTTGCTGCCTTTGTTATCGTGGCGTCAGGCATCGTCTGGTTCATCCTCAAGGCGACCATGGGTATCCGGGTATCCGAAGAGGAAGAAATGGTCGGTCTCGACAAAGCCGAAATCGGTGTCGAAGCTTACCCAGAGTTCGGAGCAGGCAAAGCCTGA
- a CDS encoding P-II family nitrogen regulator → MKIVMAIIKPFKLDEVRDALTAIGVQGLTVTEVKGYGRQKGHTEIYRGTEYAVSFLPKLKIEVAVPADLIDKVVEAIASAAKTGQIGDGKIFVYNLDQAIRIRTGESDAAAL, encoded by the coding sequence ATGAAAATCGTCATGGCCATCATCAAGCCGTTCAAGCTCGACGAGGTCCGCGACGCTCTCACCGCCATCGGTGTGCAAGGGCTCACGGTTACCGAGGTAAAGGGCTATGGCCGGCAGAAAGGCCACACGGAAATCTATCGGGGGACTGAATATGCCGTCTCCTTCCTTCCGAAACTCAAGATCGAAGTGGCAGTTCCTGCTGACCTGATCGACAAGGTGGTCGAGGCGATCGCTTCCGCGGCCAAGACTGGCCAGATCGGCGACGGCAAGATCTTTGTCTACAATCTCGATCAAGCCATTCGCATCCGCACCGGCGAATCTGACGCCGCTGCACTCTAA
- a CDS encoding aminotransferase class I/II-fold pyridoxal phosphate-dependent enzyme, with product MTTISHPDLVRFVYETGSPFRRLEALLSDIEPAQGLPPITMTVGAPRHAPPLGLTDAVVSSMSGFGQYPAITGTDAHRGAIGHWINRRYGLDPKSMEHGYAILPLNGSREGLVLAARCARDRSDKRKDGGRRVGERPVIVMQNPFYQAYVAGALAADCEVVLLDEHDLTGASLDISVWSRTVAAYIASPTNPQGAVLSVEDWQAWIERAREHDFMLFADECYSEIYRFSPPPGALEAAAQTTGGFGHVVAFNSLSKRSNLPGLRSGFVAGDPAFLADFMKLRNMGGPQVPLPVQAASNLAWADEAHVKESRALYTEKWALVDAKLGQWLSEATPPAGFFLWLKLPEGVSDIDAAKTLWRTYALRTIPGSFMAYPTDEGPTAADRLRLALVDDEPTTLEALDRLSRFFDTVAPVKAMAD from the coding sequence ATGACGACGATCTCTCATCCCGATCTGGTCCGTTTTGTCTATGAAACAGGCTCGCCCTTCCGGCGGCTCGAAGCGTTGCTATCGGATATCGAGCCGGCGCAAGGGCTCCCCCCGATTACGATGACGGTTGGCGCTCCGCGCCACGCGCCCCCCCTCGGTCTGACCGACGCTGTCGTCTCCAGCATGTCAGGATTTGGCCAGTATCCTGCAATCACCGGCACCGATGCCCACCGCGGGGCGATCGGGCATTGGATCAATCGCCGATATGGCCTTGATCCCAAGTCGATGGAGCATGGCTACGCGATCCTTCCCCTCAATGGCTCCCGTGAAGGCCTCGTCCTCGCCGCGCGCTGCGCCCGCGATCGATCGGACAAGCGGAAGGATGGCGGGCGGCGTGTTGGCGAACGACCAGTCATCGTCATGCAAAACCCATTCTACCAGGCTTATGTGGCCGGAGCGCTCGCGGCCGATTGCGAGGTCGTGCTGCTTGATGAGCACGACCTGACGGGTGCATCGCTTGATATATCGGTATGGTCACGCACGGTCGCTGCTTACATCGCCTCTCCCACCAATCCCCAGGGGGCAGTCCTAAGCGTAGAGGACTGGCAGGCATGGATCGAGCGCGCTCGAGAGCATGACTTTATGCTGTTTGCCGACGAGTGCTACTCCGAGATTTATCGCTTCAGCCCACCACCGGGAGCCCTCGAAGCGGCAGCGCAAACGACCGGTGGCTTTGGCCATGTGGTGGCGTTCAACTCGTTGTCAAAACGCTCAAATCTACCCGGACTACGATCTGGTTTTGTCGCCGGCGATCCGGCGTTCCTTGCAGATTTCATGAAGCTTCGAAACATGGGCGGTCCGCAGGTTCCTCTGCCGGTTCAGGCCGCTTCCAACCTCGCATGGGCAGATGAAGCCCACGTCAAGGAGAGCCGTGCCCTCTACACGGAGAAATGGGCACTGGTTGATGCAAAGCTCGGCCAATGGCTCAGCGAAGCGACACCGCCCGCAGGCTTCTTTCTTTGGCTCAAATTACCCGAAGGCGTCTCTGACATTGACGCTGCCAAGACCCTTTGGCGCACCTACGCGCTGCGCACGATTCCGGGCTCTTTCATGGCCTATCCCACCGATGAAGGACCGACAGCCGCCGATAGGTTGCGCCTGGCACTCGTCGATGATGAGCCCACAACCCTTGAGGCGTTGGATCGCCTCAGCCGCTTTTTTGACACCGTCGCACCTGTCAAGGCGATGGCAGACTGA
- a CDS encoding GNAT family N-acetyltransferase — MPPTISAFDPRQTDQVIAVALRTLAPVFETMRPNVLPYVYDAFYPEGWQERQTQDVRDFLGGANNQIFVAIDNDRVVGFVGAVFHPDDSMGEITIVAVDPDHQRTGLATMLMDEASAAMRAMGASILMVETGGDPGHAGARATYERFGFEGWPVAR; from the coding sequence ATGCCGCCTACGATCAGCGCTTTCGACCCAAGACAAACAGATCAAGTCATCGCTGTGGCGTTACGCACATTGGCTCCTGTCTTCGAGACAATGCGGCCCAATGTGCTTCCGTACGTCTACGACGCCTTTTACCCGGAAGGTTGGCAGGAGCGACAGACACAGGACGTTCGCGACTTCCTTGGAGGCGCGAACAACCAGATTTTCGTCGCCATCGATAACGACCGAGTGGTCGGCTTTGTGGGTGCAGTCTTCCACCCTGATGACAGCATGGGCGAGATTACTATCGTCGCCGTTGATCCAGACCACCAACGCACCGGACTTGCGACCATGCTCATGGATGAAGCAAGCGCCGCAATGCGTGCCATGGGCGCGTCGATACTGATGGTGGAAACGGGAGGTGACCCCGGACACGCCGGAGCACGTGCCACCTATGAGCGCTTTGGTTTTGAGGGTTGGCCGGTCGCCCGGTAG
- a CDS encoding acyl-CoA thioesterase domain-containing protein, producing the protein MSKPTKPDSAGRALSRVLDMLDVKLVGNGCFEGSSPQTPWRRLYGGQVIGQALMAACKHVGQIAPDRLPHALHLIFLRPGDPRETVLYQIEVLRDGRAFTAADVFATQGDKAIARATVSFHADADAVVEHDDLGPMPMPPQPDGSEPDFLDFAPLPIQRYWRGANGDAPSPVTIIPIDATRYQLGRLQPPHQAFWMRSSAPLPDNRPELAAALLAYLSDMTLLDTALAPTGQTIFSDAYAAASLDHSFWMHRATITDDWFFYRQDSPIATKGRGFARGSFYNRTGKLIASSAQEGVIRAAPRAD; encoded by the coding sequence ATGAGCAAGCCGACCAAACCGGACAGCGCGGGACGCGCACTCTCCCGGGTTCTTGACATGCTCGACGTCAAGTTGGTGGGTAACGGCTGCTTTGAAGGATCATCTCCCCAAACGCCTTGGCGGCGCCTTTATGGCGGACAAGTGATCGGCCAGGCTTTGATGGCGGCGTGCAAACATGTCGGACAGATTGCTCCTGATCGTCTGCCGCATGCGCTACACCTGATCTTTTTGCGACCGGGCGACCCCAGGGAGACCGTACTCTACCAGATTGAAGTCCTTCGCGATGGCCGAGCCTTCACCGCTGCCGATGTGTTTGCCACGCAGGGCGATAAAGCAATTGCGAGAGCGACCGTGTCGTTCCACGCCGATGCCGATGCGGTGGTCGAGCACGATGATCTGGGCCCCATGCCGATGCCGCCTCAACCAGATGGATCTGAGCCGGACTTCCTCGATTTCGCGCCGCTTCCAATCCAGCGTTACTGGCGCGGCGCAAATGGGGACGCGCCGTCCCCTGTGACCATCATTCCCATCGACGCCACCCGGTATCAGCTTGGACGGCTACAACCGCCGCACCAAGCGTTTTGGATGCGGTCGTCGGCGCCCCTACCGGACAATCGGCCGGAACTGGCTGCGGCCCTGCTTGCCTATTTGTCAGACATGACATTGCTCGACACGGCCTTGGCGCCAACCGGGCAAACGATCTTCTCCGACGCCTATGCCGCCGCAAGCCTTGACCACAGTTTCTGGATGCATCGGGCAACTATCACCGACGATTGGTTTTTTTACCGTCAAGACAGCCCGATCGCTACCAAAGGGCGGGGATTTGCGCGCGGGAGCTTCTACAACCGGACCGGCAAACTCATCGCCTCAAGTGCCCAGGAAGGTGTCATTCGCGCCGCTCCCAGAGCTGATTAA
- a CDS encoding prolyl-tRNA synthetase associated domain-containing protein, with protein MTDHHTRETLLERLDSWGFETKTTEHEPLFTVEQSQAVHRDIEGAHTKNLFLKDKKGALILVTAAHQTSVDLKSLHKKLGCGRLSFGNADLMQEKLGVTPGSVTAFAVINDTEGAVRFVLDANLQEAAIINAHPLVNTATTSIGRDDLLAFVERTGHRVEVINLEALRADELM; from the coding sequence ATGACCGACCATCACACACGCGAAACCCTCCTCGAACGGCTGGACAGCTGGGGTTTTGAAACAAAAACCACCGAGCACGAACCGTTGTTCACCGTCGAACAATCGCAGGCGGTACACCGCGACATTGAGGGCGCCCACACCAAGAACCTGTTTCTGAAGGACAAGAAGGGAGCCCTGATCCTGGTTACCGCCGCCCACCAGACCAGTGTTGATCTCAAAAGCCTGCACAAAAAGCTTGGTTGCGGCCGACTGTCGTTCGGCAATGCCGACTTGATGCAGGAAAAACTGGGCGTGACGCCCGGCTCTGTCACCGCCTTTGCGGTCATCAACGACACCGAAGGCGCGGTCCGCTTCGTGCTGGATGCTAACCTGCAAGAGGCCGCAATCATCAATGCTCATCCTCTGGTCAACACCGCGACAACCTCCATCGGGCGCGATGACCTGCTTGCCTTCGTTGAACGGACTGGTCATCGGGTTGAGGTGATCAACCTCGAAGCTCTACGCGCCGACGAATTGATGTAA
- a CDS encoding co-chaperone YbbN, producing the protein MLIGTSQPASASPAPEDGSGDVVDVTTADFMTAVIEESKTRPVIVDFWAPWCGPCRQLTPTLEAVTAKAGGKVRLAKMNIDEHPQVAGQLGVQSIPAVFAFVDGRPADGFMGAQSESQVQAFVDKLIGPQGPSHAEQVLEAAQAALDAGDMQAAAGAFATVLQSEPDNTAAVAGMVKVYIAAGQIDVARQALDSLTDEMKADPAIASALTAVELAEKAASLGNPAELQARLEANPDDHQARFDLALIHNAMNEREQAVLTLVEIVKRDRSWQDDAARKELLSLFEAWGPTDPASIFGRRQLSRVLFA; encoded by the coding sequence ATGTTGATCGGAACCAGCCAGCCAGCCAGCGCATCCCCAGCGCCGGAAGACGGAAGTGGCGATGTTGTCGATGTGACGACCGCCGATTTCATGACTGCGGTCATCGAGGAGTCCAAGACACGTCCAGTGATTGTCGACTTCTGGGCACCGTGGTGCGGCCCTTGCCGGCAGCTGACCCCGACGCTTGAGGCAGTGACGGCGAAGGCTGGCGGAAAAGTCCGTCTCGCCAAGATGAACATCGATGAGCATCCCCAGGTCGCTGGCCAGCTGGGCGTCCAGTCGATCCCAGCGGTTTTCGCATTCGTTGATGGCCGCCCGGCAGACGGCTTCATGGGGGCCCAATCCGAATCTCAGGTCCAGGCTTTCGTCGACAAACTGATCGGACCGCAAGGCCCCTCGCATGCCGAACAGGTGCTGGAAGCGGCCCAAGCCGCCTTGGACGCAGGCGACATGCAGGCAGCGGCCGGCGCCTTCGCCACGGTCTTGCAGTCCGAGCCCGATAACACAGCGGCTGTTGCCGGGATGGTCAAAGTCTATATCGCGGCAGGGCAAATCGATGTTGCGCGCCAAGCGCTGGACAGCCTCACCGACGAGATGAAGGCTGATCCAGCCATCGCCAGTGCGCTTACCGCAGTGGAGCTTGCCGAGAAAGCCGCCTCTCTTGGAAACCCGGCAGAGCTCCAAGCGCGGCTTGAAGCAAATCCAGACGATCATCAGGCCCGATTTGATCTGGCGTTGATCCATAACGCCATGAACGAGAGGGAGCAGGCGGTTCTCACCCTTGTCGAGATCGTCAAGCGCGATAGGTCATGGCAGGACGACGCGGCGCGCAAAGAGCTGCTGAGTCTGTTTGAAGCCTGGGGACCTACCGATCCGGCCAGCATTTTTGGCCGGAGGCAACTATCCAGGGTTCTATTTGCCTAA
- a CDS encoding LON peptidase substrate-binding domain-containing protein, with translation MSHDSLSDRTPSHGGKTVTIPSIVPVFPLSSALLLPRGQMPLNIFEPRYLAMVDYALGHERLIGMVQPKFQRDGSPVMGIDPDTPPLCEVGCLGRISAFQETDDGRFLLTLTGVCRFEIVEEETAITPFRLCRIGTDRFQCDFKHGEGEKMVDRDTLLSTFKAYLEANDLEADWSGVERASNESLVNALCMMSPYGPPEKQALLEAENLQARADTLIAITELSLARESQDDRTTLQ, from the coding sequence ATGAGCCACGACAGCCTGTCGGACCGGACACCCTCCCATGGTGGAAAAACGGTGACGATCCCCTCAATCGTGCCGGTTTTTCCGCTGTCCTCGGCGCTGCTTCTACCGCGCGGACAGATGCCCCTGAACATCTTCGAGCCGCGCTATCTGGCGATGGTGGATTACGCGCTTGGCCACGAACGGCTCATCGGCATGGTGCAACCGAAGTTTCAGCGTGATGGTTCCCCCGTGATGGGCATAGACCCCGATACACCGCCCTTGTGCGAAGTCGGCTGCTTGGGACGCATTTCTGCTTTTCAGGAGACAGACGACGGCCGCTTTCTTTTGACGCTTACCGGCGTTTGCCGGTTTGAGATTGTCGAAGAGGAAACCGCCATCACGCCATTCCGGTTGTGCCGCATCGGCACGGATCGTTTTCAATGCGATTTCAAACATGGTGAGGGCGAGAAAATGGTGGATCGCGATACGCTGCTATCCACCTTCAAGGCTTACCTTGAAGCCAACGATCTGGAAGCTGACTGGTCAGGCGTCGAGCGGGCCAGCAACGAATCCCTCGTCAATGCGCTGTGCATGATGAGCCCCTACGGCCCGCCCGAAAAACAAGCTTTGCTTGAAGCGGAAAACCTCCAGGCGCGTGCCGATACCCTGATTGCCATAACCGAGCTATCGCTTGCCCGCGAAAGCCAGGATGACCGCACGACCTTGCAATAA
- a CDS encoding Trm112 family protein, with protein MAQTAPDNPQRSTVDRKLLDMLVCPVTKSVLHYDHDKQELISYAAKVAYPIRDSIPIMLIEEARELDDAEIAKMKAGKK; from the coding sequence ATGGCCCAAACCGCCCCCGACAACCCCCAACGCTCGACCGTCGACCGCAAGCTTCTGGACATGCTTGTCTGTCCTGTGACGAAATCGGTTCTGCACTACGACCATGACAAGCAGGAGTTAATCTCCTACGCCGCCAAGGTGGCTTATCCGATCCGCGACTCGATCCCTATCATGCTGATCGAAGAAGCGCGGGAGCTGGACGACGCTGAGATTGCGAAGATGAAGGCCGGCAAGAAATAG